One window of Methanobacterium alkalithermotolerans genomic DNA carries:
- the mcrA gene encoding coenzyme-B sulfoethylthiotransferase subunit alpha: METEKKLFLKALKNKFDEDPDKPNTDFYCFGGWEQSPRKKEFNQHAEKLVKERGGLPFYNPDIGVPLGQRKLMAYKVSGTDTYVEGDDLHFCNNSAIQQLSDDIKRTIIVGMDTGHAVLEKRLGVEVTPETINNYMETINHALPGGAVVQEHMVEVHPGLVGDCYAKIFTGDDNLADELDSRFLIDINKEFPEDQAEMLKKYIGNKTYQISRVPSMVVRTCDGGTVSRWSAMQIGMSFISAYKLCAGEAAIADFSYAAKHADVIEMGTFLPARRARGPNEPGGIAFGILADMIQTSRISEDPAEVSLEVIAAAAAIYDQIWLGSYMSGGVGFTQYASAAYTDDILDDFLYYGMDYVEKKYGICGTKASMDVVKDISSEVTLYALEQYEIPTLLEDHFGGSQRAAVASAAAGCSTAFATGNSNAGINGWYLSQILHKEVHSRLGFYGYDLQDQCGASNSLSVRSDEGLIHELRGPNYPNYAMNVGHQPEYAGIAQAPHAARGDAFCVNPLIKIAFADDNLAFDFKNPRKSIAKGALREFTPCGERDLITPAQ, translated from the coding sequence ATGGAAACTGAAAAGAAATTATTTTTAAAAGCTTTAAAAAATAAATTTGATGAGGATCCAGATAAACCTAACACTGATTTCTACTGTTTCGGTGGATGGGAGCAATCTCCTCGTAAAAAGGAATTCAACCAGCATGCAGAAAAACTGGTAAAAGAAAGAGGAGGACTCCCCTTTTATAATCCAGATATAGGAGTTCCTCTGGGTCAAAGAAAACTGATGGCCTACAAAGTATCCGGAACCGACACCTATGTAGAAGGAGACGACCTCCACTTTTGTAACAACAGTGCCATTCAACAGTTATCTGATGATATAAAACGAACTATTATTGTGGGTATGGATACCGGTCATGCTGTACTGGAAAAACGTTTAGGTGTAGAAGTAACCCCGGAAACCATCAATAACTACATGGAAACCATAAACCATGCCCTGCCTGGAGGGGCCGTGGTGCAGGAACACATGGTAGAAGTACACCCTGGTTTAGTAGGAGACTGTTATGCCAAAATATTCACCGGAGACGATAATCTGGCTGATGAACTGGATAGTCGATTCTTGATTGATATCAATAAGGAGTTTCCAGAAGACCAGGCCGAAATGTTAAAAAAATACATTGGCAATAAAACCTACCAGATTAGCCGGGTCCCCAGTATGGTGGTACGTACCTGTGATGGAGGAACCGTATCCCGATGGTCAGCCATGCAAATCGGTATGAGTTTCATTTCAGCCTACAAACTCTGTGCTGGAGAAGCAGCAATAGCTGACTTTTCTTATGCTGCTAAACACGCTGATGTAATAGAGATGGGTACTTTCCTACCGGCTAGAAGAGCTCGTGGACCTAATGAGCCAGGAGGTATTGCTTTTGGTATCTTAGCCGATATGATCCAGACCTCCCGAATTTCTGAAGACCCAGCTGAAGTAAGCCTGGAAGTAATAGCTGCTGCAGCTGCTATCTATGACCAGATCTGGCTGGGTTCCTACATGTCTGGAGGAGTGGGCTTTACCCAGTATGCCAGTGCCGCCTATACCGATGATATCCTGGATGACTTCCTCTACTATGGAATGGACTATGTGGAGAAAAAGTATGGTATATGTGGTACAAAGGCCAGTATGGATGTGGTAAAAGACATCTCCAGTGAAGTAACCCTCTATGCCCTGGAACAATATGAAATACCCACCTTACTGGAAGATCACTTTGGAGGATCCCAGAGAGCTGCTGTAGCATCCGCTGCTGCAGGATGTTCTACTGCTTTTGCCACAGGAAACTCCAATGCAGGAATCAATGGATGGTACCTCAGCCAGATTCTACATAAAGAAGTACACAGCAGACTGGGATTCTATGGATACGATCTGCAGGACCAGTGTGGAGCTTCCAACTCCCTATCGGTACGTAGTGATGAAGGTTTAATCCATGAATTAAGAGGACCTAACTATCCTAACTATGCTATGAATGTGGGGCATCAGCCAGAATATGCAGGAATAGCCCAGGCACCTCACGCTGCCCGGGGAGATGCTTTCTGTGTTAACCCTCTAATTAAAATAGCCTTTGCTGATGATAATCTGGCATTTGACTTTAAAAATCCCAGAAAATCCATTGCTAAAGGTGCCCTAAGGGAATTTACCCCTTGCGGTGAAAGGGATCTCATAACCCCTGCCCAGTAA
- a CDS encoding FUSC family protein, giving the protein MNNPSLRMWKSRLKNLLFAKDAPPNWKGGKYFILILLLLLPLSFLLELGPAQKIFLFVGLLISQINLIKLPLKNMIPLNLVFIILVGLSVFSASLGLYHPLLGLIFLIIWIWFYSILNISGKVTGSIAYLGLLLYFYSSIIFVDSQLPPLDWGLYAATATLIGALAIILIRIFQKNPAKREILSSCFSPSTDFKSIVNAQKLLNISEKSKTGSLVQLATKIATLRFQIPHLEEELLSPSLELFQEYIAEVDKLTLKISDIILHKESSNLSFNKLETLFTKIMNLDTKEDDLSLKILVSQFQDQLVKTRKVLQGELILEVQPLPLSPKVPFRDNLRSNLNLNNLYVRHGIRFSLAVGAAFLLYLLTGSYDVHWVAMSIFLVLKVDIISTKKRMIIRILATIIGVVLAVLIALFLMHLGLAYILPLLGLICLVLVVVYLPVNYLYVVFFTSLLIIFLEPVQLIPLMGASRIMDVITGSVIAFGAAYLILPSRIMVNLPQLLIKRISSTQDFITTSLEGDDIPPLFDILSAHNNLQAGIIKLKDSQPQSLQDIKAYEDMALCLDGLLGDYIATLSHLKKIKTPESKLDEPLNLMQGILGHLQDMVLSKKPINPPDLEYINQELKRLKDKINAPDYIILLKYGEWILSDVELLSHLIKENKERGLFEKYRKL; this is encoded by the coding sequence TTGAATAATCCATCACTAAGAATGTGGAAAAGCAGGCTTAAAAACCTCCTCTTTGCCAAAGATGCACCACCTAACTGGAAAGGTGGAAAATATTTTATCCTGATACTTTTACTGCTTTTACCTTTATCTTTTTTACTGGAACTGGGACCGGCCCAGAAAATATTTCTCTTTGTGGGACTTCTAATTAGTCAGATTAATTTAATAAAACTCCCCTTAAAAAATATGATACCTCTTAACCTGGTGTTCATTATTCTGGTTGGTTTATCAGTTTTTTCTGCCTCATTGGGTCTTTACCATCCTCTTTTAGGACTGATATTTTTAATAATCTGGATCTGGTTTTATTCTATTCTTAATATTTCAGGAAAGGTAACTGGCTCTATTGCTTATCTGGGCCTCCTTTTATACTTCTATTCCTCCATCATCTTTGTAGATTCTCAGCTACCACCACTGGACTGGGGATTATATGCTGCTACCGCAACCCTTATAGGGGCTTTGGCCATTATACTGATACGCATATTCCAGAAAAACCCGGCAAAAAGAGAAATACTATCATCCTGTTTTTCCCCCAGCACTGATTTTAAATCCATTGTCAATGCCCAGAAATTATTAAATATATCTGAAAAATCAAAAACTGGTAGCCTGGTACAATTAGCAACCAAAATAGCCACCTTACGCTTCCAGATACCCCACCTGGAAGAAGAACTACTCTCACCTTCTTTAGAACTATTCCAGGAATATATTGCGGAAGTGGATAAACTAACCCTGAAAATATCCGATATCATACTCCACAAGGAGTCCTCTAATTTAAGCTTTAATAAACTGGAAACTCTTTTTACTAAAATCATGAATTTAGATACTAAAGAAGATGATTTAAGCCTTAAAATATTAGTCTCCCAGTTCCAGGATCAATTAGTTAAAACCAGAAAAGTGCTCCAGGGTGAACTTATCCTGGAAGTTCAGCCCCTCCCCCTTTCCCCTAAAGTTCCCTTCAGAGATAATTTACGCTCCAACCTCAATTTAAATAATCTCTATGTGCGCCATGGTATACGCTTTTCTCTGGCAGTGGGAGCGGCCTTTCTACTCTATCTATTAACCGGTTCATATGATGTGCACTGGGTGGCCATGTCCATTTTCCTGGTTCTAAAAGTGGATATCATCAGTACTAAAAAGAGGATGATTATCCGCATACTTGCCACCATAATAGGGGTGGTGCTGGCGGTCCTGATTGCCCTCTTCTTAATGCACCTGGGATTGGCCTATATTTTACCATTACTGGGTCTCATCTGCCTGGTGCTTGTGGTGGTCTATCTACCAGTTAATTATCTCTATGTGGTATTTTTTACCAGCCTCTTAATAATATTCCTGGAACCAGTACAACTTATACCCTTAATGGGAGCTTCCCGGATAATGGATGTGATTACTGGTTCTGTTATTGCCTTTGGAGCAGCCTACCTTATCTTACCCAGCCGGATAATGGTGAATTTACCCCAGCTTCTTATAAAAAGAATTTCCTCCACCCAGGATTTTATCACCACCTCCCTGGAAGGGGATGATATTCCTCCTCTTTTTGATATTTTAAGTGCCCATAATAATCTCCAGGCGGGTATCATCAAACTTAAAGACTCCCAACCCCAATCCCTCCAGGATATAAAAGCCTATGAAGATATGGCTCTTTGTCTGGATGGATTACTTGGAGATTATATAGCCACCTTATCCCACCTTAAGAAAATAAAAACTCCTGAATCCAAGCTGGATGAACCTCTTAATTTAATGCAGGGTATACTGGGCCACCTGCAGGATATGGTCCTTTCAAAAAAGCCAATAAACCCACCAGATTTAGAATACATAAACCAGGAACTAAAAAGATTAAAGGATAAAATCAATGCACCGGATTATATAATCCTATTAAAATACGGGGAATGGATACTCTCTGATGTGGAGCTACTATCTCATCTGATTAAGGAAAATAAGGAGAGGGGTTTATTTGAAAAATACAGGAAACTTTAG
- the mcrB gene encoding coenzyme-B sulfoethylthiotransferase subunit beta codes for MPTYEDRIDLYGVDGKLLEENVPLEAVSPLINPTIEKIVQEVKRSVAIDISGIQNSLEKAAYGGKSNFVPGRELELPLMDNADLLAEKIQKIIQVTEDDDFNLKLINGGKQMLVQLPSQRMNMAADYTVSTLVTGGAVIQAIIDTFDVDKFDAPAVKTAVLGRYPQTVDFTGAHITALLGPPVMLEGLGYGLRNIMANHVVAITNKNTLNAVALSSILEHTSMFETGDALGAFERFHLLGMAYQGLNANNLVYDLVKENGKGTVGTVMASLVERALDDGVIKVQKTMPSGFQVYEPTDWALWNAYAASGLLSSVIVNIGASRAAQGIASTILYYNDILEYETGLPGVDYGRVEGTGVGMSFFSHSIYGGGGPGTFHGNHVVTRHSKGFAVPCSAAAMCLDAGTQMFSVEATSGLVGRVYGDISYLKEPIEHVADGARIIKDEI; via the coding sequence ATGCCAACCTACGAAGACAGAATAGACCTATACGGGGTTGATGGAAAACTTTTAGAAGAAAACGTTCCTCTAGAAGCAGTTAGTCCCCTCATAAACCCTACCATTGAAAAAATTGTACAGGAAGTAAAACGATCCGTAGCCATAGACATATCCGGGATACAAAATTCCCTGGAAAAAGCCGCCTACGGTGGTAAATCCAATTTTGTACCAGGAAGAGAATTAGAACTACCTCTAATGGATAATGCCGACTTACTGGCTGAAAAAATCCAGAAAATAATCCAGGTTACCGAAGACGATGATTTCAATCTAAAACTCATCAATGGCGGTAAACAAATGCTGGTACAACTACCATCCCAGCGGATGAATATGGCCGCCGACTACACCGTATCCACCCTGGTAACCGGAGGAGCAGTAATCCAGGCCATCATCGACACTTTTGATGTGGATAAATTTGATGCCCCTGCAGTAAAAACCGCTGTTTTAGGAAGATATCCTCAAACTGTGGACTTCACCGGCGCCCACATCACCGCCTTATTAGGGCCTCCTGTAATGCTGGAAGGATTAGGTTACGGACTCCGGAACATCATGGCCAATCACGTGGTGGCCATCACCAACAAAAACACCCTGAACGCCGTGGCTTTATCCTCCATATTAGAGCACACCTCCATGTTCGAAACCGGTGATGCTTTAGGAGCATTTGAAAGATTCCACTTACTGGGTATGGCTTACCAGGGATTAAATGCCAACAACCTGGTATATGATCTGGTAAAAGAAAATGGTAAAGGAACCGTGGGTACTGTTATGGCTTCCCTGGTGGAGAGAGCCTTAGATGACGGAGTAATTAAGGTACAAAAAACCATGCCTTCCGGATTCCAGGTATATGAACCTACCGATTGGGCTTTATGGAATGCCTATGCTGCATCAGGATTATTAAGCTCGGTAATTGTAAATATTGGTGCTTCTCGAGCCGCCCAGGGTATTGCTTCTACCATCTTATATTACAATGATATCCTGGAATACGAAACCGGATTACCTGGTGTAGACTATGGTCGAGTGGAAGGTACTGGTGTGGGTATGAGTTTCTTCTCCCATTCCATCTATGGTGGAGGAGGACCTGGAACTTTCCATGGAAACCACGTGGTAACCCGTCACAGTAAAGGATTTGCCGTACCTTGTTCTGCAGCAGCCATGTGTCTGGATGCCGGTACCCAGATGTTCTCAGTAGAAGCCACCTCTGGACTGGTAGGCAGAGTATATGGAGATATCAGTTACTTAAAAGAACCAATAGAACATGTAGCAGACGGAGCCCGGATAATAAAGGATGAAATCTGA
- the mcrG gene encoding coenzyme-B sulfoethylthiotransferase subunit gamma, translating into MSYKAQYSPGNTKIAENRRNHMDPDYELKKIREIADEDIVKILGHRNPGEGYKTVHPPLEEMDFELDMMKEMVEPLPGAMQGNRTRYIQFADSMYNAPAQPYDRARTYMWRFRGVDTGTLSGRQVIEIRELDLEKISKTLTETELFDPAKCGIRGATVHGHSLRLDENGLMFDALQRYVYNEETKEISYIKDQVGRPLDEPVNMGEALDDEHLSNITTIYRSDNISMRDDPEAREVVETIHSSRTDGGFGLEVFKDDLKRKIGE; encoded by the coding sequence ATGTCTTACAAAGCCCAATACAGCCCTGGAAATACAAAAATCGCGGAAAACCGTAGGAATCACATGGACCCTGATTATGAACTAAAAAAAATCAGGGAAATTGCTGATGAAGATATAGTTAAAATTTTAGGCCACCGAAATCCGGGAGAAGGCTACAAAACCGTACACCCTCCCTTAGAAGAAATGGATTTCGAACTGGATATGATGAAGGAAATGGTAGAACCTCTACCTGGAGCCATGCAGGGTAACCGAACCCGTTATATTCAATTTGCTGATTCCATGTATAATGCTCCGGCCCAACCCTATGACCGGGCCCGAACTTACATGTGGAGATTCAGAGGAGTGGATACCGGAACCCTATCTGGCCGGCAGGTTATAGAAATCCGGGAACTGGACCTGGAAAAAATATCCAAAACACTAACTGAAACCGAACTATTTGATCCAGCAAAATGTGGTATACGAGGGGCTACCGTACACGGACACTCCCTGAGACTGGATGAAAACGGGTTAATGTTCGATGCCCTGCAGAGATACGTATACAACGAAGAAACTAAGGAGATATCCTATATCAAGGACCAGGTAGGAAGACCCCTGGATGAACCGGTAAATATGGGAGAAGCCCTGGATGATGAACACCTCTCTAATATAACCACCATTTACCGCAGTGACAATATAAGCATGCGGGATGATCCTGAAGCCCGGGAAGTAGTGGAAACCATACACTCCAGTAGAACTGATGGTGGATTTGGTTTAGAAGTTTTCAAAGACGATTTAAAACGTAAAATAGGTGAATAG
- a CDS encoding TetR/AcrR family transcriptional regulator, giving the protein MTLSERKKREKEQRKKDIQEAARELLIEKGYENVTMNHIAQKSELARSTLYLYFKNKEEIYLDIALENFQVLNDKFQKCYKKKVSGMEKIRLLTRAYIKFYQEYPSYSLSRFYYEIPFDPDFTCMEDLKKIRLEIFSMVVKSFQEGLEDGSIRPGVDPVKSALILTSSMQNIINLTPAIQMHMQDHGLSHQEVIEYNMDLMMNCLENKTTRN; this is encoded by the coding sequence ATGACCCTATCAGAGAGAAAAAAAAGAGAAAAAGAACAGCGGAAAAAAGATATACAGGAAGCTGCCCGGGAATTATTAATAGAAAAGGGTTATGAAAACGTAACCATGAACCATATTGCCCAGAAAAGTGAACTGGCCCGGAGCACCCTTTACCTTTACTTTAAAAACAAGGAAGAAATTTATCTGGATATTGCCCTGGAAAACTTCCAGGTATTAAATGACAAATTCCAAAAATGCTATAAAAAAAAGGTAAGTGGAATGGAAAAAATCAGACTACTCACCCGGGCTTACATCAAATTCTACCAGGAATACCCCAGTTACTCCCTATCCCGCTTTTACTATGAAATACCCTTTGACCCGGACTTCACCTGTATGGAGGACTTAAAAAAAATACGGCTTGAAATTTTCTCCATGGTGGTAAAATCATTCCAGGAAGGATTGGAAGATGGTAGTATCCGTCCCGGGGTGGACCCGGTAAAATCCGCCCTGATATTAACCTCCTCCATGCAAAACATCATCAACCTCACCCCGGCTATCCAGATGCATATGCAGGATCATGGATTAAGCCACCAGGAAGTGATTGAATATAATATGGATTTGATGATGAATTGCCTGGAGAATAAAACTACCCGGAATTAA
- the mcrD gene encoding methyl-coenzyme M reductase operon protein D produces MEPIKAVDIKIFPYRRLKPATTERILNEIMKLEGILRVLLNGESLPQIVGYGPAKGTRVNHEDRKVIQLKDHDLELSVTVGDIIITVLHEKQEVFLKKLEDILGNNLSCNFEVSAGIFTKTNITVSDYLKIDRGIEQEIEPTYIGLVDPGSKSEDTVRLIGD; encoded by the coding sequence ATGGAACCAATAAAAGCTGTAGATATCAAGATATTTCCCTACCGGCGCCTGAAACCAGCCACCACTGAAAGAATACTCAATGAAATAATGAAACTGGAGGGTATTCTACGGGTGCTGCTTAATGGAGAATCCCTACCTCAGATAGTGGGATATGGCCCGGCTAAAGGAACCAGAGTCAACCATGAAGATAGAAAGGTTATACAACTAAAAGATCATGATTTAGAACTCTCCGTCACCGTGGGGGATATTATCATAACTGTCCTCCATGAAAAACAGGAAGTATTTCTAAAAAAACTGGAAGATATCCTGGGAAATAATCTTTCATGCAATTTCGAAGTATCTGCAGGAATTTTTACTAAAACAAATATTACAGTTTCTGATTATCTGAAAATAGATCGTGGAATAGAACAGGAAATAGAACCAACCTATATTGGACTGGTTGATCCTGGATCAAAGTCAGAAGATACTGTAAGATTAATAGGTGATTAA